The DNA window CCCAGAGCGGTACGACATCGCCCTGCTGGTTATGGCCCTCCGCCATCCAGTCACGCATGTCCCCGTCGAGCGCGATGCCGGTCATGCTCATCCCGAGTGGCTCAAGGATCCGCTCCCGCACGACGTCCTCGTAGCTCCCTCCTCCGACGCCCGCGAGCACGTGGCCGAGCAGCCCTACCGCGAGGTTCGAGTATTCGTACTCCGAGCCGATGTCGCGCCGAAGCTCGTGACCGGATAGGAACGCGTACATCTGAGCGACCGTGTAGTCGGCGTAGGGATTCGTCGCATCCGCGGGCGACATGTTGTCGGGAAGTCTCGGCAGCGCCGAGTGATGCGTGGACAGGTCGAGCAAGGTGATCTCCCGACCCCCGCGAGAGGGCATGGTGACCCCGTCGGGCAAGTGGTCGGAGACCGGATCGGAGAGCGAGACCTCACCCCGAGCGACCATGTCCGCGAGCAGCGTCGCCGTAAACACCTTCGTGATCGAGCCGATCTCGAAGACCGACTTCCGGCCAAGAGGTCGCGCGTTCGGGCCAGCGTCCCCATACCAGACGATGCGCGTCGAGCCATCGGCCTCCATCACGCCGAGCACGATGCCGACTGCCCGGTCTTCTTCGATGCGGGACCGGATCAGCGCGGTGAGGTCCTCGTCGGACGGGAAGTGCTGAGCGCCGGCGGCGGCTGGAATCAGGAGCGCGAGCGCGCAGAAAACGAGGGTGCGGCAGACTCTTATGTTCACGTAACGACCCCCGGAGGTGAGGTCCGACTCGGCGCTGCGCAGACCTTACGGCTAACGCCCCAGCTCCGATCTGGACAGCGTCCATCCCGCCCACCGGGCCATTGGCCCATCGGGGCTCTTGGGCATCACTTCGGATTGAAGCGAAAGGAAGTCGGTATTACTCTTATCGGTAAGAGTAAGAATCACCAGGAGTGCCGATGAAGATCACAAGCAAGGGACAGGTCACGATTCCCCAGGAGATTCGTGAACGGCTCGGTCTGCTTCCGCATACCGAAGTCGAATT is part of the Gemmatimonadota bacterium genome and encodes:
- a CDS encoding serine hydrolase, whose translation is MNIRVCRTLVFCALALLIPAAAGAQHFPSDEDLTALIRSRIEEDRAVGIVLGVMEADGSTRIVWYGDAGPNARPLGRKSVFEIGSITKVFTATLLADMVARGEVSLSDPVSDHLPDGVTMPSRGGREITLLDLSTHHSALPRLPDNMSPADATNPYADYTVAQMYAFLSGHELRRDIGSEYEYSNLAVGLLGHVLAGVGGGSYEDVVRERILEPLGMSMTGIALDGDMRDWMAEGHNQQGDVVPLWDLPTLAGAGALRSDVEDMLTFLAANTGAPGSRLERSMRASHEVRKSVSAQMGIGLNWHVRSVGDEKIVWHNGGTAGFRTFIGFDPDKGVGAVVLTNSGHGADDIGFYLINPDVPLVPAPAPPVERTEVEVATAVLETYVGEYELAPTFSIVVTLEDGALFAQATGQPKFPLFAESETEFFLRVVDAQVSFTKDDSGAVTGIILHQGGANQPGRKVR